The proteins below come from a single Demetria terragena DSM 11295 genomic window:
- a CDS encoding glycine betaine ABC transporter substrate-binding protein: protein MRTPARLRRSGVVLTAGAMLLTGCGLGSAGGFVPSGKLSGAVSDVKPLNGAEIAIGSKNFTEQILLGKIAIIMLKSAGATVTDLTNIPGSSSARQAQVQGDIQIMWEYTGTGWINYLGHTDPIPDERKQYVAVRDEDAKKNALRWLPSAPLNNTYGMAVKSSVAKKYGLNTMSDMKKVPQAERTFCVESEFASRNDGFEPMLKKYGLPLGSTIKKNQVKTLDTGAIYAATGNGLCTFGEVFTTDGRIKALNLKVLEDDKSYFPKYNASLVVANKTLEAYPQIKELFAPVAAKLTNNVLLELNRQIDVDGREPGDVAFDWLTKQGLITE, encoded by the coding sequence ATGAGGACCCCTGCCCGCCTACGCCGAAGCGGCGTCGTCCTGACGGCCGGGGCGATGCTGCTCACCGGATGTGGACTTGGCTCTGCCGGCGGCTTCGTCCCCAGCGGCAAACTCTCCGGTGCCGTCAGCGACGTCAAGCCGCTGAACGGCGCCGAGATCGCCATCGGCTCGAAGAACTTTACCGAGCAGATCCTGTTGGGCAAGATCGCAATCATCATGCTGAAGTCGGCGGGCGCCACCGTCACCGACCTCACCAACATCCCCGGAAGCTCGAGTGCCCGTCAGGCGCAGGTGCAGGGCGACATCCAGATCATGTGGGAGTACACCGGAACGGGATGGATCAACTACCTCGGGCATACCGATCCGATCCCCGACGAACGCAAGCAGTATGTCGCCGTCCGCGACGAGGACGCCAAGAAGAATGCCTTGCGCTGGTTGCCTTCCGCCCCCCTGAACAACACCTATGGCATGGCCGTGAAGTCCTCGGTTGCCAAAAAATACGGCCTCAACACGATGAGCGACATGAAGAAGGTGCCGCAGGCCGAGCGCACGTTCTGCGTGGAGTCTGAGTTCGCCAGCCGCAACGACGGCTTCGAGCCCATGCTCAAGAAGTACGGCCTCCCGCTGGGCAGCACGATTAAGAAGAACCAAGTCAAGACGCTCGACACCGGCGCCATCTACGCCGCAACCGGCAACGGGCTCTGCACCTTCGGTGAAGTCTTCACGACGGACGGTCGGATCAAGGCGCTCAACTTGAAGGTCCTTGAGGATGACAAGAGTTACTTCCCCAAGTACAACGCATCCCTGGTCGTCGCGAACAAGACGCTTGAGGCCTATCCGCAGATCAAGGAGCTATTCGCTCCCGTCGCAGCCAAACTGACCAACAATGTCTTGCTCGAGCTCAATCGACAGATCGATGTCGATGGTCGGGAGCCCGGGGACGTGGCGTTCGATTGGCTCACGAAGCAGGGCTTGATCACCGAGTAG
- a CDS encoding ABC transporter permease, with protein MTADPSIVTTTVEETGATKGGLRANLPTIAGIPILVVIILGCWIFWRSTTTLDDIEARILDWGNVGTLTVEHLKLTVVTSIVVLVTAIPVGIALTRPALRKLSGPVIAVANAGQAAPVIGVIVLLAMWIGFGFTTAVISLAAYSFLPVLRNTIVGLQSIDPTLVEAAQGMGMSKFAVLLRIELPMAVPIIMTGVRTTLVLVAGTAAFGTFIDAGGLGSLIKTGIELDRTSVLVSGAVLIAALALIIDWLGRLMELAATPKGMR; from the coding sequence ATGACGGCCGATCCCTCGATCGTCACCACCACCGTCGAGGAAACGGGCGCGACCAAAGGTGGCCTGCGGGCCAATCTGCCCACCATCGCCGGTATCCCGATCCTGGTGGTCATCATCCTGGGCTGCTGGATCTTCTGGCGCTCCACCACCACGCTGGACGATATCGAGGCACGCATCCTGGACTGGGGAAACGTCGGCACGCTGACGGTGGAGCACCTGAAGCTGACCGTCGTGACCTCGATCGTCGTGCTCGTCACCGCGATTCCGGTGGGCATCGCCCTGACCCGGCCGGCGTTGCGCAAACTTTCCGGGCCGGTTATTGCCGTGGCGAACGCGGGCCAGGCTGCTCCGGTCATTGGCGTCATCGTGTTGCTGGCCATGTGGATCGGTTTCGGGTTTACCACCGCCGTCATCTCGCTGGCGGCCTACTCCTTCTTGCCCGTCCTGCGCAACACCATCGTCGGGCTGCAGTCGATCGACCCCACGCTGGTCGAAGCGGCGCAGGGCATGGGGATGTCCAAGTTCGCCGTCCTACTGCGCATCGAGTTGCCGATGGCAGTGCCGATCATCATGACCGGTGTTCGCACCACCCTCGTGCTGGTTGCCGGGACCGCGGCCTTCGGTACCTTCATCGACGCTGGCGGCCTTGGCTCGCTCATCAAGACCGGGATCGAATTGGACCGAACCTCGGTCCTGGTCAGCGGTGCCGTACTCATCGCCGCACTTGCGCTCATCATCGACTGGCTCGGTCGGCTCATGGAACTCGCCGCCACCCCGAAAGGAATGCGCTGA
- a CDS encoding ABC transporter ATP-binding protein, with protein MPDHTNAISGAELRFTDVVKQYPSQKAPAVGNLSLHIPAGETVMFVGPSGCGKTTSLKMINRLINPTSGSITIDGEDIGTKDVDELRRSIGYVIQGGSLFPHLTVAQNVAMVPKLLKWKTSRIDERIEELLDLVGLDPKVYAHRFPRELSGGQQQRVGVARGLAADPPVVLMDEPFGAVDPITRQRLQDELLSIQEELHKTIICVTHDIDEALKLGDRILILREGAQIAQYDTPEAILAAPANEFVEDFVGSGSSLKSLTLARVRDLEIQPQATARLGSSGEDARASAEQTGHRSVVILDDRDRPVDWLWRRDLNGPIQVKNADLDSVDHRATLNDALDAMLTSNHDGIVVTGKRDEYLGIVTFRQVTDHVRAVNEQAELASGEESSP; from the coding sequence GTGCCTGATCACACCAATGCCATCAGCGGTGCCGAACTCCGGTTCACCGACGTCGTCAAGCAGTACCCGAGCCAGAAGGCCCCGGCTGTCGGCAACCTGTCGCTGCACATTCCCGCTGGCGAAACCGTCATGTTCGTCGGTCCGTCCGGCTGTGGCAAGACGACCTCCTTGAAGATGATCAACCGGCTCATCAACCCCACCAGTGGTTCGATCACGATCGACGGCGAAGACATCGGCACTAAGGATGTCGATGAGTTGCGCCGCAGCATCGGCTACGTGATTCAGGGCGGCTCGCTGTTTCCCCACCTGACCGTCGCGCAGAACGTCGCGATGGTCCCCAAGCTGCTGAAGTGGAAAACGTCGCGCATCGACGAGCGCATCGAGGAACTCCTCGACCTCGTCGGGCTCGACCCCAAGGTTTATGCGCACCGCTTCCCCCGTGAACTCTCTGGTGGTCAGCAGCAGCGGGTGGGTGTCGCCCGTGGGCTGGCTGCCGACCCCCCGGTCGTGCTCATGGACGAACCGTTTGGCGCGGTGGACCCCATTACTCGCCAACGCCTGCAGGACGAATTGCTGTCCATCCAAGAAGAACTGCACAAAACCATCATCTGCGTCACGCACGACATTGACGAGGCGCTCAAGCTGGGTGATCGCATCCTCATCTTGCGGGAGGGGGCTCAGATCGCGCAGTACGACACCCCCGAGGCGATCCTGGCCGCACCGGCCAATGAGTTCGTCGAAGACTTCGTCGGCTCGGGCTCATCCCTGAAGTCCCTGACCTTGGCCCGAGTGCGGGACCTGGAGATCCAACCGCAAGCCACCGCCAGACTCGGATCGTCAGGCGAGGACGCCCGGGCCAGCGCTGAGCAGACTGGGCACCGCTCGGTCGTCATCCTGGATGATCGCGACCGCCCGGTCGACTGGCTCTGGCGCCGCGACTTGAACGGCCCTATTCAGGTGAAGAACGCCGACTTGGATTCGGTCGACCACCGGGCCACCCTCAACGATGCACTCGACGCCATGCTGACCTCCAATCACGACGGGATTGTCGTGACCGGTAAGCGCGATGAATATCTGGGCATCGTGACCTTCCGCCAGGTCACCGATCACGTACGCGCCGTGAACGAACAGGCTGAACTAGCCTCCGGCGAGGAGTCCTCACCATGA
- a CDS encoding ABC transporter permease, translating to MRDFLDERWADILFRSYQHVSLVVQSLLLATIIAIALAMLIVSQPRLAGIANAITAIGLTIPSLALLGVALVIFGVGAKPSIAVVTFYAILPILRNAVVGLNGVKPELLESAKGMGLNPAGQFLRVRLPLAWPVILAGLRVSAQMSMGVAAIGAYALGPGLGGSIFSGLSRIGGANAVNSALVGTIGIVILAMLLDLALLFFGRLTISRGIRA from the coding sequence ATGCGCGACTTCCTGGACGAGCGCTGGGCTGACATCCTTTTCCGGTCGTACCAACACGTGAGTTTGGTCGTCCAGTCGTTGCTTCTCGCGACGATCATTGCCATCGCGCTCGCCATGCTGATCGTCTCCCAGCCGCGGCTGGCGGGCATTGCCAATGCGATCACGGCGATCGGGCTCACCATCCCAAGCCTTGCGCTGCTCGGTGTCGCCCTCGTCATCTTCGGGGTGGGCGCCAAACCCAGTATCGCTGTCGTCACCTTCTACGCCATTCTGCCGATCCTGCGTAATGCGGTGGTTGGACTCAATGGCGTCAAACCCGAATTGCTTGAATCCGCCAAGGGCATGGGCCTCAATCCAGCCGGACAGTTCTTGCGGGTACGCCTTCCGCTCGCCTGGCCCGTCATCCTGGCCGGACTGCGCGTCTCAGCCCAGATGTCTATGGGCGTGGCCGCTATTGGTGCCTACGCACTCGGCCCCGGCCTCGGTGGATCCATCTTCTCCGGCCTGTCGCGCATTGGCGGCGCCAACGCCGTCAATAGCGCACTAGTTGGCACCATCGGCATCGTGATCCTTGCGATGCTGCTCGACCTTGCTCTGCTGTTCTTCGGCCGACTCACCATCTCCAGGGGTATCCGTGCCTGA
- a CDS encoding inositol-3-phosphate synthase → MGNIRVAVVGVGNCASSLVQGVEYYKDADPSATVPGLMHVKFGDYHVNDVKFVAAFDVDDKKVGKDLAEAIGASENNTIKLCDVPTSGVEVQRGPTLDGIGKYYAMTIEESAAEPVDVVQALKDAQVDVLVSYLPVGSEQADKFYAQCAIDAGVAFVNALPVFIASDPEWAKKFEDAGVPIIGDDIKSQVGATITHRVMARLFEDRGVVLDRTYQLNVGGNMDFKNMLERERLESKKVSKTQAVTSNLSGELANKTDDRNVHIGPSDYVAWLDDRKWAYVRLEGRAFGDVPLNLEYKLEVWDSPNSAGIIIDAIRAAKIAKDRGIGGALLSASSYLMKSPPEQREDSLGRAKVEAFIAGDEPR, encoded by the coding sequence ATGGGCAACATTCGAGTCGCTGTCGTCGGCGTCGGGAACTGCGCGAGCAGCCTGGTGCAAGGCGTCGAGTACTACAAAGACGCCGACCCGTCGGCGACCGTCCCCGGCTTGATGCACGTGAAGTTCGGCGATTACCACGTCAACGACGTGAAGTTCGTTGCCGCCTTCGACGTCGACGACAAGAAGGTCGGCAAGGACCTCGCCGAGGCCATTGGGGCCAGCGAAAACAACACCATCAAGCTGTGCGACGTCCCGACCTCCGGCGTCGAGGTACAGCGCGGACCGACCCTCGATGGCATCGGCAAGTACTACGCCATGACGATCGAGGAGTCCGCCGCCGAGCCCGTCGATGTCGTCCAGGCGCTCAAAGACGCGCAGGTCGACGTTCTGGTGTCCTACCTTCCCGTGGGTTCCGAGCAGGCCGACAAGTTCTACGCGCAGTGCGCCATCGACGCGGGCGTCGCCTTCGTCAACGCACTGCCGGTCTTCATCGCCAGCGACCCGGAGTGGGCCAAGAAGTTCGAAGACGCCGGCGTCCCGATCATCGGCGATGACATCAAGAGCCAGGTCGGCGCAACGATCACCCACCGCGTCATGGCCCGCCTGTTTGAGGACCGTGGTGTGGTGCTGGATCGCACCTACCAACTCAACGTTGGCGGCAACATGGACTTCAAGAACATGCTCGAGCGCGAGCGCCTGGAGTCCAAGAAGGTCTCCAAGACCCAGGCCGTGACCTCCAACCTGTCCGGCGAGTTGGCCAACAAGACCGATGACCGCAACGTCCACATCGGCCCGTCCGACTACGTCGCCTGGCTCGATGACCGCAAGTGGGCCTATGTGCGCCTTGAGGGCCGCGCCTTCGGCGACGTGCCGTTGAACCTGGAATACAAACTCGAGGTATGGGACTCCCCCAACTCCGCCGGCATCATCATCGACGCGATCCGCGCCGCGAAGATCGCCAAGGACCGCGGAATCGGTGGCGCGCTGTTGTCCGCGAGCTCCTACCTGATGAAGTCACCGCCGGAGCAGCGCGAAGACTCCCTCGGCCGGGCCAAGGTCGAGGCGTTCATTGCGGGTGACGAACCGCGCTGA
- a CDS encoding PadR family transcriptional regulator: MVASRRAAMLELAILGLLQDSPMHGYELRKRLTGVLGAFRVVSYGSLYPCLRTLEHRAWISTSGDSATGRRTKITYELTAEGKEHFQAVLDRAGPTAWEDDSFDVHFAFFGRASRDARLRILEGRRSRLEQRLDAARTEAKERRERADAYTAELHRHGLEREEREIRWLSELIETERTAYSNADRTIDTSAPPDTD, from the coding sequence GTGGTCGCATCCCGCCGTGCCGCCATGCTCGAGTTAGCCATCCTGGGACTCCTGCAAGACAGCCCCATGCACGGCTACGAACTGCGGAAGCGACTCACGGGTGTGCTCGGCGCTTTCCGGGTGGTGTCCTACGGGTCGCTGTATCCCTGTCTGCGCACCCTCGAACACCGCGCGTGGATCAGCACCTCTGGCGACTCGGCCACCGGGCGGCGTACCAAGATCACCTACGAATTGACGGCCGAAGGCAAAGAACACTTCCAAGCCGTACTCGACCGGGCCGGGCCGACAGCCTGGGAGGACGACTCCTTCGACGTGCACTTCGCCTTCTTCGGGCGCGCCTCCCGCGATGCCAGGCTTCGCATTCTCGAAGGTCGCCGTTCCCGACTGGAGCAGCGTCTGGACGCTGCCCGCACCGAAGCCAAGGAGCGACGGGAACGCGCCGACGCCTACACCGCTGAATTGCACCGGCATGGGTTGGAGCGCGAGGAGCGCGAGATCCGCTGGCTATCCGAGCTGATCGAGACCGAGCGCACGGCGTACTCCAACGCCGACCGCACGATCGACACCTCCGCACCACCTGACACGGACTGA
- a CDS encoding transglycosylase domain-containing protein gives MSDDDLDPTAEVPTQPDDGDGATSTTRRGRQRKKHGLAYKILTRSAIGLATLAVIGMVVLFVLYQRTEIPQPNEDAQRQVSVLYYDDGKTELARFNNTTREDVPISQVPQHVKNAFLAAEDRDFYDNDGVSFTGIARAVLANIKGDEVQGGSTITQQYVKNYFLSQDKTLNRKVNEVMISVKIDRKLPKDEILQNYLNTIYFGRNAYGIQAASQAYFNKDAKELTVSEGAFLASIINSPSSLDPASGQEARDRANGRMVYVLDGMVDEGWLSQAERDKQRMPSFVDRKKQTIPGPNGYLRDLVEKELKGPRGLTQQDIDRGGLRITTTINKKAQAAAVNAVKERLPTTPEAKDLHVGLAAQRPDDGAIVAVYGGRDPAKEANNATFQQMQAASGFKVFGLLGALEDGMTLQTQYLGNSPMKFPGYGARGATNFANQNFGNINLRRATANSVNTVFLGLNQDIGPSTTRKMAMQAGIPESSLGKPTLANVLGTDSVRVLDMSTAYNTIANEGEKVTPHYIKKVTSVTSDYTYEAKPAKKRVFDKAVAMNTRAAMEDVVKYGSGRQGTTGLGRPAAGKTGTASANRAVWFNGFTPQLTASVGIFKSTDGGKTTEEMTNIAGIPNLTGGTFPTEIWTAFMKAALKGEKVEKFPEAPRLTNSFSPTTQRTTDRPRTRTTTEEESSSSSSSSSSSTSSSSSTSSSTSTSSSTSTSSSSAPSSTSSEPPPSSSTPPPPSTTRPEPTRPPLPTRPTRPTRPPEPPDPPAPDATPRAPARDGVEAGP, from the coding sequence GTGTCCGACGACGATCTCGACCCCACGGCTGAGGTTCCCACTCAACCCGACGATGGCGACGGCGCTACCTCGACGACCCGCCGCGGTCGGCAGCGCAAGAAACATGGCCTCGCCTATAAGATCCTGACCCGCTCGGCCATCGGTCTGGCGACCCTCGCCGTGATCGGCATGGTCGTGTTGTTCGTGCTCTATCAGCGCACGGAGATCCCCCAGCCCAACGAAGACGCCCAGCGCCAGGTCTCTGTCCTCTACTACGACGACGGCAAGACCGAACTCGCGCGCTTCAACAACACCACGCGCGAGGACGTCCCCATCTCGCAGGTGCCGCAGCACGTCAAGAACGCCTTCTTGGCTGCCGAGGACCGTGATTTTTACGACAACGACGGGGTGTCGTTCACCGGCATTGCGCGTGCGGTGCTGGCCAATATCAAGGGCGACGAAGTCCAGGGTGGGTCGACCATCACCCAGCAGTACGTCAAGAACTACTTCTTGTCACAGGACAAGACGCTGAACCGCAAGGTCAACGAGGTCATGATCTCGGTCAAGATCGACCGCAAGTTGCCCAAGGACGAGATCCTGCAGAACTACCTCAACACGATCTACTTCGGTCGCAATGCGTATGGCATCCAGGCCGCTTCACAGGCGTACTTCAACAAGGACGCGAAGGAACTCACCGTTTCCGAAGGAGCCTTCCTCGCCTCGATCATCAACAGCCCCTCCAGCCTCGACCCGGCCAGTGGCCAGGAGGCACGTGACCGGGCCAACGGGCGCATGGTCTACGTCTTGGATGGCATGGTCGACGAGGGTTGGCTCAGTCAGGCTGAGCGCGACAAGCAGCGGATGCCTAGCTTCGTGGATCGCAAGAAGCAAACCATTCCGGGGCCCAACGGGTACCTCCGTGACCTGGTCGAGAAGGAGTTGAAGGGCCCGCGTGGCCTGACCCAACAGGACATCGACCGAGGTGGCCTGCGCATCACGACCACGATTAACAAGAAGGCGCAAGCCGCTGCGGTCAATGCCGTGAAGGAGCGCCTCCCCACGACGCCGGAGGCTAAGGACCTGCACGTGGGGCTCGCGGCGCAGCGGCCGGATGATGGCGCCATTGTCGCCGTTTATGGAGGTCGTGACCCGGCCAAGGAAGCGAACAATGCGACCTTCCAGCAGATGCAGGCCGCGTCGGGTTTCAAGGTTTTCGGTTTGCTGGGCGCGCTTGAAGATGGCATGACGCTGCAGACTCAATATCTGGGCAACAGCCCGATGAAGTTCCCGGGCTACGGTGCGCGCGGCGCGACCAACTTCGCTAACCAGAATTTCGGCAATATCAACCTGCGCCGGGCGACCGCGAATTCGGTGAACACCGTGTTCTTGGGCCTCAATCAGGACATCGGCCCGAGCACGACCAGGAAAATGGCGATGCAGGCCGGGATCCCGGAATCATCGTTGGGCAAGCCCACGTTGGCCAATGTCCTTGGTACCGACTCAGTGCGGGTGCTGGACATGTCGACGGCATACAACACCATTGCCAATGAAGGCGAGAAGGTCACGCCGCACTACATCAAGAAGGTGACGTCGGTTACTAGTGACTACACCTATGAGGCAAAACCGGCCAAGAAGCGTGTCTTCGATAAGGCGGTGGCGATGAACACCCGCGCTGCCATGGAAGACGTCGTGAAGTACGGATCTGGGCGGCAAGGGACGACCGGTCTCGGTCGCCCGGCGGCAGGTAAGACCGGTACCGCCAGCGCTAACCGTGCGGTGTGGTTCAACGGCTTTACCCCGCAACTCACCGCATCGGTCGGCATCTTTAAGTCGACCGACGGGGGTAAGACCACCGAAGAGATGACCAACATCGCGGGCATCCCCAACCTGACCGGTGGCACCTTCCCGACCGAGATCTGGACGGCCTTCATGAAGGCAGCGTTGAAGGGCGAAAAGGTCGAGAAGTTCCCAGAGGCACCGCGTCTGACGAACTCCTTCAGCCCCACGACCCAGCGCACGACTGACCGGCCGCGGACCAGAACGACCACGGAGGAGGAGAGTTCCTCCTCCTCGAGCTCCTCCTCCTCGAGCACGTCGTCCTCGAGCTCGACTTCGTCGTCCACGAGCACCTCCTCGAGTACGTCCACGAGCAGTTCGTCGGCGCCGAGTTCGACCAGTTCGGAGCCGCCGCCGTCGAGTTCGACACCCCCGCCGCCTTCGACGACCCGGCCGGAGCCCACTCGACCGCCGTTGCCGACCCGACCGACCCGACCGACGAGGCCACCGGAGCCACCAGATCCGCCGGCTCCGGACGCCACTCCACGGGCGCCGGCCCGGGACGGCGTCGAGGCCGGCCCCTAG
- a CDS encoding glycosyltransferase 87 family protein: MSLEIPSRSERIAAAGAEAIGGPVGRYARVGQRAWVPAAATLSALSSVLVAVGVLRTNHCLQEGWSTPGSLWRMCYSDLPAAANGLPPSSPYSVGQSGETQPVLTAVLTWVIQHLAPGSAGLGRQQWYVAIAAVLVVLFLAVTITALAWMLPTRPWRAAFVGLSPLLVTSSLISFDLFGVALMTVGLAAWVRGHPRAAGALLGAAIMARSFPALVLVAIVLLGWQAGQRAQVRAALAAAGATIAVCLGLAVALGGNPLDPYQAWLGQGATYGSVWLVVDIVGVALPTWLLTTVAVAGLGVALMVGRRLARRANPPTVATLSLLMLAIVMLTGKSNSLQSALWLLPLIAASLLPWRDYLIWVGIELMAFAATWLYVGHGFDSQKSLPAPAYVFFSSLRLLALAVLAWRVFDLEARSRKSSRVD; encoded by the coding sequence GTGTCTTTGGAAATCCCGAGTCGATCCGAGCGCATCGCGGCCGCAGGAGCCGAGGCCATCGGCGGGCCGGTGGGTCGCTATGCACGGGTAGGACAGCGGGCTTGGGTGCCTGCTGCGGCCACTCTGTCGGCGCTGTCCAGCGTCCTCGTCGCGGTCGGCGTACTGCGAACGAATCACTGCCTGCAGGAAGGGTGGTCGACGCCCGGATCGCTGTGGCGGATGTGTTATTCCGACCTGCCCGCCGCCGCGAACGGGTTGCCGCCCAGCAGTCCCTACTCGGTTGGTCAGTCGGGTGAGACCCAGCCGGTCCTGACAGCGGTACTGACCTGGGTCATCCAACACCTCGCGCCGGGCTCGGCTGGCTTGGGCCGACAGCAGTGGTACGTCGCGATCGCAGCGGTCCTGGTCGTTCTGTTTCTCGCGGTGACGATCACCGCTCTCGCCTGGATGCTGCCGACTCGACCGTGGCGGGCAGCTTTTGTTGGCTTGAGTCCGCTGCTGGTGACCTCCTCGTTGATCTCGTTCGACCTGTTCGGCGTCGCGCTGATGACGGTCGGCCTCGCGGCCTGGGTGCGCGGTCATCCGCGCGCCGCCGGGGCGCTGCTCGGCGCGGCGATCATGGCCCGCAGTTTTCCCGCACTCGTCTTGGTCGCGATCGTCCTGTTGGGCTGGCAGGCCGGCCAGCGGGCTCAGGTGCGCGCCGCACTCGCCGCCGCCGGGGCCACGATCGCGGTATGCCTCGGCTTGGCCGTGGCGCTCGGCGGCAACCCGCTGGACCCTTACCAGGCATGGCTGGGGCAGGGCGCGACGTACGGCTCGGTGTGGCTCGTGGTGGACATCGTGGGCGTCGCCCTCCCCACGTGGCTGCTCACCACCGTTGCTGTGGCGGGCCTTGGCGTGGCGCTCATGGTCGGGAGGCGCCTGGCGCGACGAGCGAATCCGCCCACGGTGGCGACACTGTCGCTCCTCATGCTGGCGATCGTGATGCTGACGGGTAAGAGCAACTCGTTGCAGTCGGCGCTCTGGCTGCTCCCGCTAATCGCCGCGTCACTGCTGCCGTGGCGCGATTACCTCATCTGGGTCGGTATCGAGCTGATGGCCTTCGCCGCGACCTGGCTATATGTCGGCCACGGCTTCGACTCACAGAAGTCGTTGCCGGCCCCGGCCTACGTCTTCTTCTCGAGCTTGCGACTGCTGGCCCTCGCTGTCCTTGCGTGGCGAGTTTTTGACCTGGAGGCCCGGTCGCGAAAGTCCTCCAGGGTGGATTAG
- the rpsF gene encoding 30S ribosomal protein S6 produces the protein MRQYELMIILDPESDERNVQPALDKMLGVVTKDGGSVNNVDIWGRRRLAYDIQKKSEGIYVVVSLTAESATAQELNRQLGLNESVMRTKVLRRDA, from the coding sequence ATGCGTCAGTACGAACTCATGATCATCCTCGACCCCGAGTCGGACGAGCGCAATGTTCAGCCTGCGCTGGACAAGATGCTCGGTGTCGTCACCAAAGACGGCGGCTCTGTCAACAACGTTGACATCTGGGGACGTCGCCGATTGGCCTATGACATCCAAAAGAAGTCTGAAGGCATTTACGTCGTGGTGTCGTTGACCGCTGAGTCAGCTACCGCCCAGGAGCTCAACCGTCAGTTGGGTCTCAACGAGTCGGTTATGCGCACCAAGGTGCTGCGCCGCGACGCGTAA
- a CDS encoding single-stranded DNA-binding protein, which translates to MAQGDTPITVVGNLTSDPELRFTPNGAAVANFTIASTPRTFDRQSNEFKDGETLFMRCSVWRDAAENVAESLHRGDRVLATGRLVSRSWDTQEGEKRTVMEMQVDEVGPSLRWANVKVNKSQRSSGGGNFGGGQQQGGGGQQQGGAPSGGQPQGGGQQGGGQQDPWASGGQGGSGGGQQSGGQQGGGWSTGPSYDEPPF; encoded by the coding sequence ATGGCTCAAGGCGACACCCCGATCACCGTGGTCGGCAACCTCACCAGCGACCCGGAGTTGCGCTTCACCCCGAACGGGGCAGCGGTCGCAAACTTCACGATCGCTTCCACGCCGCGGACCTTCGACCGGCAGTCCAACGAGTTCAAGGACGGCGAAACGCTGTTCATGCGCTGCTCCGTATGGCGGGACGCGGCTGAGAACGTCGCCGAGTCGCTCCACCGGGGCGATCGTGTTTTGGCGACTGGCCGACTCGTGTCTCGTTCCTGGGACACCCAGGAGGGCGAGAAGCGCACCGTCATGGAGATGCAGGTCGACGAGGTCGGCCCGTCCTTGCGGTGGGCCAACGTCAAGGTCAACAAGTCCCAGCGCAGCAGTGGTGGCGGCAACTTCGGTGGCGGTCAGCAACAAGGTGGCGGCGGCCAACAGCAGGGCGGGGCACCTTCGGGTGGCCAGCCCCAGGGTGGCGGTCAGCAAGGCGGCGGTCAGCAGGACCCGTGGGCCAGTGGTGGCCAGGGTGGCTCTGGTGGCGGTCAGCAGAGCGGCGGTCAGCAAGGTGGCGGCTGGAGCACCGGCCCCTCCTACGACGAGCCGCCTTTCTAA
- the rpsR gene encoding 30S ribosomal protein S18, protein MAKPVVRTKPIKKKANPLKAAKVESIDYKDTALLRKFISDRGKIRARRVTGVSVQEQRRIALAVKNAREMALLPYSSSAR, encoded by the coding sequence ATGGCCAAGCCCGTAGTGCGTACCAAGCCCATCAAGAAGAAGGCCAACCCGCTGAAGGCGGCGAAGGTCGAGTCGATCGATTACAAGGACACTGCGCTGTTGCGCAAGTTCATCTCCGACCGCGGCAAGATCCGTGCGCGTCGGGTTACCGGTGTCTCCGTCCAGGAGCAGCGCCGCATCGCCCTCGCGGTGAAGAACGCTCGCGAGATGGCCCTCCTGCCCTACTCCAGCTCGGCTCGCTAA
- the rplI gene encoding 50S ribosomal protein L9: MKVILTHEVARLGTAGDIVDVKDGYARNYLVPRSLATPWTKGGQKQVDAINRAREARSVKSLDDAKALKGTVEAQVINISARAGESGRLFGAVTTAEIATAISEAGAGSVDRRTIQIEQPIRTVGGAEVQVRLHPEVSATVKLNVVRSK; this comes from the coding sequence ATGAAGGTAATTCTTACGCACGAGGTCGCGCGGCTCGGTACTGCTGGCGACATCGTCGATGTGAAGGACGGCTACGCCCGCAACTACCTGGTGCCGCGTAGCCTCGCGACGCCGTGGACCAAAGGCGGCCAGAAGCAGGTCGACGCGATCAACCGGGCCCGTGAGGCGCGTTCGGTGAAGTCGCTCGATGACGCCAAGGCGCTCAAGGGCACGGTCGAGGCCCAGGTGATCAACATCAGCGCGCGCGCGGGCGAGTCCGGCCGCCTGTTTGGTGCGGTCACGACCGCCGAGATCGCGACCGCGATCAGCGAAGCCGGTGCTGGCTCGGTGGACCGTCGCACGATCCAGATCGAACAGCCGATCCGTACCGTTGGTGGCGCTGAGGTGCAGGTGCGCCTGCACCCTGAGGTGTCCGCCACGGTCAAGCTCAACGTCGTACGCAGCAAGTGA